The DNA segment TTTCAGTTATAGATTCACAAATGAGTTCTGACGACAATCTAACACCTGCTGAGTCACGACCTCAGTGTCTGCTGTGCACTTcgaatcatttcattttcattttcagtgacAGTTTGTTTAAAACAAGTATGCAacctttttctttaacaataCAGATATTGATACCTCTATTGTGAGCATGTTCTATAGTGAAGACTTTAAAAGGTGTGATTGATTTTAGGGTTTTTGCCAAACAACAAATTGAATTCAAAGTAAATCTTACAGCAGAATGTGACAGAATGAGCTGAATGAGTTCTGCCCTAAGACCGACTACAGAGATGCACTTTCTTATATCTGTTTAATTCTTACAAATATCAAACAGCACAGTAGACCTTGTAGCGGTTCAAAATGATCAAAGCCTCTAATGAGTTATTGACATCATCTGATAATAAAAcggacagagaaacaaaaaatgatACATTGCGTGTCAAGcaacaatgacatttttaaatagcattaattatataattacaaaAGAAATATCACATACAATGACAGCAATGCATATCCACGAATCAACAAATGCTGgaaatatatatgataataataaataatcctAATTGTAAGCACAAGTAAAGAAAAATTAAGGGAGGGGGTGTGTCCATCCTAACTTCAATAGTTTTGAACTTCTAGGCCAAAATGCATGTTGTGATACACTTGAAGACTAAGCTATCACAGATATCTTAATTAAAGGCTGTTGTAAATACactaaacaacaaaaacatgggGCTATGCTAATCCTGTGGACTCACTAAGAACCAGCATAGCACTCTAACAGGTGAGCTTTCAGGTAATTCGCAGACACATGCAAAGCTGAAAACTACTCGTGTTTTTAATGCAACTGTGAACGCTTCACAGCTCCATACAAACCtttaggtaaaaaaaagaagaagaaagcaagtgctaaaatcaaacataaagaTATCATGAAATGTCATTAACCCACTTGCACTCGCTGAACACTTTTTAAGCctttcaattaaataaatactttaagtGGACCAGAAACTAGCCTTGTCTTGAAAGCGGAGAAGGAATTTGTCGACTGGCAACTTCACTGTCGTTCactgtgtatattttttaaacatgtaataGAGCATTAGAGCAgctgtgctttaaaaaaagacacaatactGCAGTTCTTAAATGTGTACAAAGGTCCAATTGTGTCACTTACCAAGAGAAGGCTGCTTGCTGGACTAgagccattcacacactgaaaaaacCTGCTCTTACAATACTGACTTACTCCcaatttatatttgtgttaaatAGAGTATGAACTCTGATTTGACTGACAGAAAGGAGAAGGAAACGAGTGCAGGGTCATGACAACAGAAGGATGTAGCGTTTGCTTTTGCAAATTCTAGTGGCAACGGTTCCTCGAGGCATAGGGAAtgcttctttaaaaaacagcatACATCCAACATAACTTACATCATAAATAATTCCTTAAAAATAATATGACCACAGCATGAATGTCTTCCAGAAAAATCTACAGTGATGGCGTAAATGGCCAGATCTTTCTGTTGTCAAAACATTGTCTTTGACAGAAATGATGCCATTTAGAAAATAGAGAAAGTGTTAcacatttttcctgttttgctgtAACTTGTCTTTTGTACATCTATAACAATGCCCATTTTCTTTATATTCTAAATATCATGTTCCATAAGGTGTCACCTTACTGGGTTCTGTGCATGTAACATACTGAAATAATGCCATTGACATGGAATATCgaaacaaaactgtaaaaaccaGGTACAAAAGATACAATATAATCAAAGGACCACATGAAGAGGTGTGAAAAAGTCTTCAGTATTCACAGAAAAATATCAACTGAAGTAACTCACTGGACAAGAAGCGTCCTAAGTTTATATACATATGATAAGTAAAATTGAAAATAGATTTTCCTCTCTGTACATAGGACTGTATTCtttcgtcttcctcttccttaTTTACAAAGTACTCCTGTTCTCGAGGTCCCCCGTGTCTTTCAGTTCTGTGTGGGTCTAGTCAAGAGAGATAACGTCAGATATGGAGCCATAAATGGCCGCTGCAGCTTCCACCGAGGACCTCGACAATCCTGAGAGGGCGTGGCTGTCCCTGTCTCggtctctgtctttgtctcggTCCCGCAGACTGCTGGACGACACCAAACTGCTGGTGCTGCCACTGTTGCTGCCTCCGTTGGTGGCTGCCAGCGTGCTGCTCCCCGGGGTGCCCGGCGGCTCCCGTAGCATCTGAGAGGAGCCGTACGGCAGGAAACGGTTGAGGAGCAGCTCGTGGTCCTCGGACGCCGATGCAGCTGCTGCGGCGGCCATCACCATGTTGTAATGCtaacagaaaaagaggaaagcaACAGTTACCCAACAACCAAGCTTATACTGAAGTATGATGCTGCCTTGTGACACTACATTCTAGTTCAGGGGCTGTTTGTATGAAACATAGGGAGAAAAGTAGCTTCTAAGCGACAGATTtaggagaaaaacacaaaaatatatggGTTTggagtaaaacacatttaaactgtaaaattacCTCTCGAGTCTTTGAGAAGTTAAAAGTGCTGAGCTCAGTATCTCAGCCATCTGACAGAATTactacctccgccaaggaagttatgtttttatccCTGTTCCGTTTGTTTGTACGCAGGATTAtcaaaaaactactggacaatTACAAAGAAGAagtgtggaaggatgtggtatgggtccGTCACATttaggtgcagatccaggaatttttatttatgactttctttatcattgcgAGACAcgatttttggacattttcactgatttcccagggaattatttatggatcttgattaaaaaaaaaaacaggcatgtttagaggacATATATCTATGATTCTtggcaatttggtgcagcttgattggatttaaggagaCAGTTGGGCCCTGGCGGAGCTATGCgctctactaagtgccattctaatTACTTCAGTGTTCTTCAGACTGCACTGTGTGAATAAGACTCGAGAGGAAACTATTTGCTGCGACACTGACGAGTAAGGTAACTGTAAGTATACCTGATTGTCGCCttggaggaaggagaagaaattTAGATctgcaagaaaagaaagaagtctCAGTCCAATAACATTCATCATATTTGTTGTTACAAGCTGattgaacaaacacacaacaacaatacCTGGCAGGTCACTAGTTGTGTGGTAATAGTGGCGGTAGTCCTGGAtaagaggtggaggaggaggaatgtaGCTTGTCTCCACAGAGGGCATGCTGGGAGCTCTGCTCACAGGTGAGGCCTGGCTGTGTAGGTTCAAAACcctgagaggaaacaacatAATCATGTTAATGACAaaaagcagcaacacaacacttcCTGCTTGTGGTGTGGGTGACTCACCCTTTGTTTGGAGGTGGAGAGACTGGTGAAAGTGAGGGACAGGCCCGTTTAGGAGGCGGCTCATCATCAGGTTCTTCCTCCGAGGAGCTGTCCAGCGTGAGATCAATCACATCAACCTTCTTGTTGTTGTCGTGAGATGACCCCCGTTTTAGATCATGGGTATCTGTCGAATCTGAGAAGAAACAGCTTAGTTACTCTCTGCCCACAGATCTCAATGACGTGAGCACATGCACAAAATGTGAAGTCTATGTGCTACTTACCGCTGTCGACACCATTATACGAAGCAGACACCTCCTGCACCTCTTTCTTTGACCTCATGGGGGACCAGTTTCCATCTTCTTTGAACTGGATTTCATCACAGTCAGAACAACTACTCAAGATTTCCATGAACAACCTGTGAAAACATCATGATATTTCaatacaggttttttttgtggaattaATTACAATCCTCTTCAGACCTGATATTAATATCTTCGATCCGATTACAAGAGGACATCTCCGAAtacatctgttcacacctggtctTAGAATGTCTCCACAAGCATTTCTGTCATCGGTGTTGATAAAGACCAAATGTCCCTTTTAAGCAGTTCAGTGTGTGCATTTCATTGTGTGAGGGAGAGCGTGGAGCTGAGAGAGGCTCAGCAAATCAATGTACAGCtctgctataaaaaaaataaaaaaagatcaatatGCGTGGGTGTTAATATTGTGGCTGTGGCAtcaaataaatctgtgtgtgggGAAACGGAGAACTGTAAAAATACTATTGGTTCATTGTGAAAGTGTGAGCTGGCCAGAGGACGTAAGCAGAGTAAACGGTCATACTGTATACTTCACTTGCTGAAAAAGATCAAAAAAGGATTCATGTAGTCGATGAAGCAGTGTTGTGCTCACCCGTCAATTATGAGGTGCTCATATGGAGCCTTCTTGTCGCAGACTGGACAAACCCAGGTCGGCTTCTTCTCATTCATTTGGATGTAAAGCGTAGCGTCAAAGCACTGAAGGTGTGAGCATGTTAATGCTCTGCAAGGGATTGTCAGCCTCATCTTCCccagctttaaaaaacaaacaaagggaaacacagGATCAAAATCCCTCTCTCATACGCTatacaatacaaacatttacGACAAATTATAGCAGAAGCAATAATATAGTTCCCCAACACTtcttcatttcccccccccttaCACAATAGAAATGTTCTTTATGAAGCAGTATAGTAGTGAATTGTATTTACAGGACAAAGGAGAGAGACTCGTAGACTGGTGGTGGCGATTTCACTCTCTGGATCTGCCGTCAGTTTTTCTTTGACTGTGagaaagaataagaaaaacacaaggatTAAATACAAGAATGAAGACggttgaataaaaaaagaagagtgaaaTATGTTGATTTATTCATTAGGACCCCAATCTAGCTTCTAATACCCTCAGATACACACAGAATGACAATACAAGACAAACACCACACTTGGATTTACTGTATAGCTCCACACAGTAAACAAATGGAGTTTTCCTGGAATCACAGAGGAACTTAAGCCCAAGCAGCATTTACTTCCCTTTTTATGTCCTAAGTTTAATTCCTGGAAATTCCAATCTATCATTATATGAAATAAGAACATGTATGTGGCAAAGCTAGTTCAAcgttttcacaataaaattaAGTGGTGACTTACTTAAAGCTCTTGAGTGGTCAGGGTTCCTAATTCCTTTGGCCCTTAGTCTTTGCAGCAACACTGCAGACGACTGCTGTCTTACCAAATAAACAGCCATGGAAAAACTCTgataaaagagataaaaaaacagtgagtaaaaaggtcaaatatcCTCCTCAAGGCTTcggaggaaaaaggaaaacagtttGTGGTACGAGAGCTGTTTCATAACACTTGGCCAATATTCTGTTATGGATCTTCTTACCCTCCCAATTTCTGAGGTCCATGACACCACAATTGTGTTAGGGACTGTGGTGGACAATCGCACGAGAGAGGTTATGTTAATAGGACGACTGGGCCTTTTTGGTTCAACTCCATTTTTGGTGGGAGGAAGATATCCCTGcagaaaaaatatcaaacatcaaTGACTTGAATTGTCAGTGGTTGTATATGGAGCCAAAAGAGAGATTAATGACAAACTGTGTGGACTCACCGGCAGATTACAGGGTTTGCCGTTCACCTTCACACACAGATTAGAGGGGAAATGATCCTCCTGGGGACAGCTCGTCTCCGataaacaaaatctgaaaataagGAAAGTAGATTACGTAAAGTGATAAGTTTAATGTCAAAagtaatttgtttctgttgccaCTGTCACAAAAAGGTTGGCttgcttgatttatttttaccatgtcaGTTGTGTCAAGTACAGCCATCTCCATCTATGATATAGGAGAGCACTTCTTAAAGGATGGCAGTCATCCCAACACTGAATATTTAATCCTGCAACTGTGCTTTGACCGGAttgttcattctttttttttttatcattaatttcTTATAAAATGGCTTAAGTTCAATGTGTTTCAAAACTTGTGAATGTGAATCCAAGACACAGACATGCCCTGCACGCCTCATCCCACAGCTCAGAATCTGTTCTCATGGTAAATCATCTTGATTTCTAGCTTTGGTATTTAACATCACctgtaaattaaagttaaacctttttatttttctatttaatgtttttattttttttactttgtaaatcTTAATATTAAAGTGAACCTTAACCACAGGGATGTTTATATGATATGCAGTTAGGTTttaagacaaaaacataatgaagTAATGGAACTGTACAAGTGACATGGACGTTTTTAGTTCAAAACTGAGAATAGCTTTAAACAATACTCACTTTAGAGCAAATATACatcttaaataaaacagaagggTTTTGTGCTCAGAAGAAAAGTATGATAGTTAGACATACCTTAACTGGACTTGAACAGCAAAGTCACATTTAGTCGCAGATATGTCCCTAAAGGATAAAAAGAGAAGTCAGGTCACACTGGTGAGAACAGTTAAGCACAGATATTGAATAACTACACAGTTTACTGTAATTGATAGGTGTCAGATAAAACCTGCTTTCTTGAGTAAACACATGTAAAAGGGTTTGACAGCTACAATGCTCtcattgtattatttgttattcCCTTTGAGCTGAAGACAATTTGCACCAGAGCTTTCTCACTTACATGGAGCTGCTGATTTGTTGAACTTGTTGTGGTGTTAATGCGAAGGCATAACATGATTCCTGGAACCGTTGACTATTGTCTGAGGCTACGAAAAAGAAATTAGAAACAGAACATCACAGTCAGGGGACAAATCTACAGAAAACACTAATCACTAATGTGATCACATATTGGACTTTCACAATGCTCCATCAGTAAACACATGAGAGAGAAGTGTTATCACTGGACCCAGAGCTCAGCATGAAGTGGTGGACTCACCCAGGCTGGTTGGCTTAATGAGCTCATCCAGCACGTCATAGAATGGTAGTCTCTGGAGTTTGACATCAGGGTGTACTGGGTGCAGGGCAGAGGGGAGGTGAGGCAGACTCAGCTCATGTTTAGGCCCAAGTAAAGAAACAGGCAGCAGAGGTGACGGCGAACCGTGGCTGTCAAACCCCAGCTGAGCGAGGCCAGCGGGCAGGCTGGAGGCAGAGTGAACGCCAGGCAGGGCCAGGTCCACTGGCGAAACCATTTTGGTTGGGAAGCGCCGTCTGTAGAGCTCCTTGATCTTCATCTGGACCGCAGGACTGCAACCAGCCTTGAGTAGGTGGAGAGCTTTGGTCAAAAGTTCATGTTTGCGTCCGTGCTTATTCCGCCCTGCATACCCCAACAACACCTGGAGCTCCGAAACTCGAAGGCTCATTACCATTTGCTGGTGAAAAATAAAGAGTGGGAAAATGGTCTATTATACCCCGGAGAACACATAATTGCTACACTGATGTaaagaaacacaatttcttTAGACTTTAAACatgatttgtttaaaacataatatcaaagctgattggctgatcCTGAATATCCTTTGCTATCTTGCGAATTGTCCATAGAAGACAAATATAATATAGTAGTATACATAGTCTTTGACATGTGTCCCACTATCTGTTTTTGTAAACGAAGACGAACATATGAACGTCATTCTACAATAAAtgtaacaaacacacccactctGAGATTACTTCTTCCTCAATCTAGTTTGTCAAATCCATAATCTATAAATCTCCCGACCCGCAAGTGATAACACAGGATGTggacacaataacacaaatatctgtacaaAAGAATTGAATCCAATACAGCGTCACAGAAATGTTGATTCAGCTTTGGTTATCTTTTCAGAAAGTAGAGTGTGATCTTGTATTATATGACATGAaggacattgtttttttgttgtaggAGGTtctcaaaaacagaaacatcttaCAACAACACATAATCTAATACCCGTGTTAATACTTGTAATTCTCCggaaaataacaaacatccTAATGACATTAATTTAAGCAACGCCACAAGTTTAGGTCCACCCAGTATAATAACAATCCCTTGTCCCTGCTAGTGAACAAATCAAACACTTGATGTTAGATTTAAAAAGCCAACCTGATATTATGAAGCCTAGAAACAGACGTAACTGTCAAACTTTGATGACCAGTCGAGGTAATCTGTGAATTTGTTAGCACAGTTAGCCCCGAGAGAAACAGCAAAAGGTAAATATTTGAGTAACAGTAAACATCCTGATGACGCTTGAAATCTAGCCACATACCTTCAGACATACGTAGAACAAATAGTCGATGTTAATAAATGACTATTGAGCTCTTGGATTTAGTTAAATGTCTTATTAGCGGTGCTGCACtcatgtatttactgtatttactgaGTTTAAATGACACAGATTATTTAATCGTCTGGTGAATGTAGTGTCAACAGAGCAGAGATTAGTTCAGGGAGGGAAACAATCAAAACAAGGATGTTTCGCGTTAATATCGATAGCTGCTGTGTATTGATTACCTAAACTGAATAGATAGGAAGAAGGAGACATTATAAAGCAGCTAACAGCGCCTGAACGATACAGGTGTCATCCGATTTAAACacttacatttacattgtttacTTCATCCCGTGTGTTTGAATAGTAACCATCAACGTGGGTCAACATCAATCCTATGCAGGCTGTGgattatttctgtatttaagGGGGGTTTCACATTGTATCTGCTCAAGAGATGAGAGGTTGGAAGCTAAACGGCGCTCGCCTTCCAGGGAATAGACAGAGCCCGTTTTTTTGAAAGAGACACAGCGGTCCGGTCTGCGAATCCCTGATACTATCAGGTGGATGGAACTACGGAGCTGCTGAGCTCAAAAGCGCTGACGTGACTGTGTCTTTGGTCTTTTCCTGAAAGCGATATGTGGCCTTATCTGCAGGGGACCGCGGGGACAGCCTAACGCAGCGTCGGCAACAATAACAAAGCTAATGCTAACGAGCTAGCCAGTCAGCTAACAGGCTGTTCGGGCCTCCCTGCCTCGCTGTTTCGTTGGGCGCTTCAATCACACCGCTCCTCGCCTCTCTGCTGTCGAACAACAACGACGCTTCGGTTTGAACGTGAAATATCGCAATGGGAAACGTCTATTTGTCAAGCTACGGTAGAGGCTAGCTTTACCTTCAGTTCCGCACTCTCCGCCATCTTGTTGTACTGGCTGCGCATGCGCAACAGCCAGCCTCAAGGGACAGAGAGGATTCAAAATAGTCCGTCGCTTCTCGGCAGCGGACAGCAGAGGGCGCTGCCGGagcacagacaaatacacaggGAACCGCTGAAGaaactttataaacaaaccACTCACACCCAGCGTGTGAGGCGTGTACACAAAACATACAACATaacacttctttttcttccaagACAGCAACTGTTAATCAATTATTTTTAGGCTACTTCTTCACAGTGTTACGGTGCTTGTactttacttttgtattttctttaaaggtTTGCTGAAGATTTAACATATCTCCATATAATAAAAGGCTTGGTCCCAAGATTAAACCAGAAGTTAACAACCTAAATGGCTTTTAACTCCCTACAAAAAAAAGACCCAAcagctcattcattcattaaatgtCTATGAATTGTCAGCAGTTATACTGGTTTTATTCAAATAGCCAAATCAAATATCTGATGAGGTGGCTCAAAATGTTCTACtcgaataaatgaataaataaatatatgtgtagagaaaagacacaaacaacagaagTGGATTGTGTGTATTGATGActgattttcctcttttcacagTGAATCAGTAGGAGGCGCTATGACCCTTAGtaaatattgacatatggagctgttcaggctggGACACTGATCATGTGTCAGAATTTCggtgctgattggacaattcacactggagttatgacaactttgtctcctttggcgaaggatcaaccttcgccgcacctcaatgtttacacggtttgaggaaatgtcacgattctgaccatggtcatatgacttgtctgagctcatttgagctgtatattgtaaaccagccaggagcagtgcatcaaggTAAAATAAATGTCACTTCCTGTTACTACAAAcctgtagtttgagggagattgaacaaagtacacagaagttacagcaACTTCGTGTGTAACAGCACGCCACTAACATGGTACTGACAAAACCTCACAGTTTCCATAATACttcatcatcaatgtcttgaAGCCCTTCTGAgaaagtttgacatggttgtggTCTATAGACGAGGAGGAATACATCAAAGTTTAAGACGtgcaaaaaacaagatatttcctgttgccaccagggggcgctgtgattttaattcatgattttgtgtgtagatgtcatcaggccgggactcttgtcatacatgtccagtttggagtcaattggaccatgtatgtccgagatacaacaaccttgtgttttgatggtgaTTCATCAaaatttgacgccacgccacggtcacaccgtgtgacgaaaactCACAATTTGAGTTAGTTTTAATCTGCAAGGAGTCAAGATGACACTCAccgaatttgaagttgatctgatgaaagctctacgAGGAGTTTGTTGAAATACACAATGTGTTAAACGGCCAAAATGGACAACTTCCTGTTGCATTAATCAAAGTGGTGCTAGGAACTTTTTTTTCGTCCGGTCATGATACACGTTTACCGAATTTTGTGATGCGCTTTAGgaggcgctgttgagccattttgcgACGCctatttcaaattactccagaatacgtacatttaAATCAGGCCTGACACGAAGTTTGGTGAGTTTTTCGAGTATGTTCAAGCCGTCAAAAATGCGATTAATTTTCCTGAATAATCAAACGAAAAGCAGTTGGTGCTCAGGCCCTTATCAAGCACAAATGACGAACAATTGTTGGTTCCATACTGGGGagtttaatttatgtattttatatatgcAGAAAATaggaaagttgtttttttccccgtgGATATAATTGCTATAATGTCGAAAATCAAGCACATAAAAGTTGGATACAAAGTTGTTCTGATAAAGTCTTTGCTCTTCCTTTATGGGTAAGATTAAGAGTTATATGATCCATATACAATCTATATGCTCATATTTTTGCTGTTTGTCCTTTTGTGAATAAACATTTGCTCAGATGAATAAtccacatttcttttcattaaacGATTTATTCAGTAGAGATGAAAACTATGACATGAACAAATAATCTACTCTTAATACAATATGTGGCTACTTACAAGGTCGCGGGGGTGAACTTGTTTAGCCTACTaacttctgtgtttgttcaaaagaaaaaaagaatgcatGGTTTGACCGCTATATACTTATTTTAGGCCTAATTTCAATGCACaggctttctttttttttatttcacacgtTTAAAGTGCATAACAACCAAGCTGATGGCCTGCGGAGGTGTACAGTAAAAAGTAGTGGTCGGCTAATTCACAATACTGTGAGGATCAGGAGCAATGGATGGGCTAATC comes from the Hippoglossus stenolepis isolate QCI-W04-F060 chromosome 5, HSTE1.2, whole genome shotgun sequence genome and includes:
- the pias1b gene encoding E3 SUMO-protein ligase PIAS1 isoform X2, yielding MRSQYNKMAESAELKQMVMSLRVSELQVLLGYAGRNKHGRKHELLTKALHLLKAGCSPAVQMKIKELYRRRFPTKMVSPVDLALPGVHSASSLPAGLAQLGFDSHGSPSPLLPVSLLGPKHELSLPHLPSALHPVHPDVKLQRLPFYDVLDELIKPTSLASDNSQRFQESCYAFALTPQQVQQISSSMDISATKCDFAVQVQLRFCLSETSCPQEDHFPSNLCVKVNGKPCNLPGYLPPTKNGVEPKRPSRPINITSLVRLSTTVPNTIVVSWTSEIGRSFSMAVYLVRQQSSAVLLQRLRAKGIRNPDHSRALIKEKLTADPESEIATTSLRVSLLCPLGKMRLTIPCRALTCSHLQCFDATLYIQMNEKKPTWVCPVCDKKAPYEHLIIDGLFMEILSSCSDCDEIQFKEDGNWSPMRSKKEVQEVSASYNGVDSDSTDTHDLKRGSSHDNNKKVDVIDLTLDSSSEEEPDDEPPPKRACPSLSPVSPPPNKGVLNLHSQASPVSRAPSMPSVETSYIPPPPPLIQDYRHYYHTTSDLPDLNFFSFLQGDNQHYNMVMAAAAAASASEDHELLLNRFLPYGSSQMLREPPGTPGSSTLAATNGGSNSGSTSSLVSSSSLRDRDKDRDRDRDSHALSGLSRSSVEAAAAIYGSISDVISLD
- the pias1b gene encoding E3 SUMO-protein ligase PIAS1 isoform X4, whose amino-acid sequence is MLTHVDGYYSNTRDEVNNVNAGCSPAVQMKIKELYRRRFPTKMVSPVDLALPGVHSASSLPAGLAQLGFDSHGSPSPLLPVSLLGPKHELSLPHLPSALHPVHPDVKLQRLPFYDVLDELIKPTSLASDNSQRFQESCYAFALTPQQVQQISSSMDISATKCDFAVQVQLRFCLSETSCPQEDHFPSNLCVKVNGKPCNLPGYLPPTKNGVEPKRPSRPINITSLVRLSTTVPNTIVVSWTSEIGRSFSMAVYLVRQQSSAVLLQRLRAKGIRNPDHSRALIKEKLTADPESEIATTSLRVSLLCPLGKMRLTIPCRALTCSHLQCFDATLYIQMNEKKPTWVCPVCDKKAPYEHLIIDGLFMEILSSCSDCDEIQFKEDGNWSPMRSKKEVQEVSASYNGVDSDSTDTHDLKRGSSHDNNKKVDVIDLTLDSSSEEEPDDEPPPKRACPSLSPVSPPPNKGVLNLHSQASPVSRAPSMPSVETSYIPPPPPLIQDYRHYYHTTSDLPDLNFFSFLQGDNQHYNMVMAAAAAASASEDHELLLNRFLPYGSSQMLREPPGTPGSSTLAATNGGSNSGSTSSLVSSSSLRDRDKDRDRDRDSHALSGLSRSSVEAAAAIYGSISDVISLD
- the pias1b gene encoding E3 SUMO-protein ligase PIAS1 isoform X1; translation: MLTHVDGYYSNTRDEVNNVNQMVMSLRVSELQVLLGYAGRNKHGRKHELLTKALHLLKAGCSPAVQMKIKELYRRRFPTKMVSPVDLALPGVHSASSLPAGLAQLGFDSHGSPSPLLPVSLLGPKHELSLPHLPSALHPVHPDVKLQRLPFYDVLDELIKPTSLASDNSQRFQESCYAFALTPQQVQQISSSMDISATKCDFAVQVQLRFCLSETSCPQEDHFPSNLCVKVNGKPCNLPGYLPPTKNGVEPKRPSRPINITSLVRLSTTVPNTIVVSWTSEIGRSFSMAVYLVRQQSSAVLLQRLRAKGIRNPDHSRALIKEKLTADPESEIATTSLRVSLLCPLGKMRLTIPCRALTCSHLQCFDATLYIQMNEKKPTWVCPVCDKKAPYEHLIIDGLFMEILSSCSDCDEIQFKEDGNWSPMRSKKEVQEVSASYNGVDSDSTDTHDLKRGSSHDNNKKVDVIDLTLDSSSEEEPDDEPPPKRACPSLSPVSPPPNKGVLNLHSQASPVSRAPSMPSVETSYIPPPPPLIQDYRHYYHTTSDLPDLNFFSFLQGDNQHYNMVMAAAAAASASEDHELLLNRFLPYGSSQMLREPPGTPGSSTLAATNGGSNSGSTSSLVSSSSLRDRDKDRDRDRDSHALSGLSRSSVEAAAAIYGSISDVISLD
- the pias1b gene encoding E3 SUMO-protein ligase PIAS1 isoform X3, which produces MVMSLRVSELQVLLGYAGRNKHGRKHELLTKALHLLKAGCSPAVQMKIKELYRRRFPTKMVSPVDLALPGVHSASSLPAGLAQLGFDSHGSPSPLLPVSLLGPKHELSLPHLPSALHPVHPDVKLQRLPFYDVLDELIKPTSLASDNSQRFQESCYAFALTPQQVQQISSSMDISATKCDFAVQVQLRFCLSETSCPQEDHFPSNLCVKVNGKPCNLPGYLPPTKNGVEPKRPSRPINITSLVRLSTTVPNTIVVSWTSEIGRSFSMAVYLVRQQSSAVLLQRLRAKGIRNPDHSRALIKEKLTADPESEIATTSLRVSLLCPLGKMRLTIPCRALTCSHLQCFDATLYIQMNEKKPTWVCPVCDKKAPYEHLIIDGLFMEILSSCSDCDEIQFKEDGNWSPMRSKKEVQEVSASYNGVDSDSTDTHDLKRGSSHDNNKKVDVIDLTLDSSSEEEPDDEPPPKRACPSLSPVSPPPNKGVLNLHSQASPVSRAPSMPSVETSYIPPPPPLIQDYRHYYHTTSDLPDLNFFSFLQGDNQHYNMVMAAAAAASASEDHELLLNRFLPYGSSQMLREPPGTPGSSTLAATNGGSNSGSTSSLVSSSSLRDRDKDRDRDRDSHALSGLSRSSVEAAAAIYGSISDVISLD
- the pias1b gene encoding E3 SUMO-protein ligase PIAS1 isoform X6, which encodes MKIKELYRRRFPTKMVSPVDLALPGVHSASSLPAGLAQLGFDSHGSPSPLLPVSLLGPKHELSLPHLPSALHPVHPDVKLQRLPFYDVLDELIKPTSLASDNSQRFQESCYAFALTPQQVQQISSSMDISATKCDFAVQVQLRFCLSETSCPQEDHFPSNLCVKVNGKPCNLPGYLPPTKNGVEPKRPSRPINITSLVRLSTTVPNTIVVSWTSEIGRSFSMAVYLVRQQSSAVLLQRLRAKGIRNPDHSRALIKEKLTADPESEIATTSLRVSLLCPLGKMRLTIPCRALTCSHLQCFDATLYIQMNEKKPTWVCPVCDKKAPYEHLIIDGLFMEILSSCSDCDEIQFKEDGNWSPMRSKKEVQEVSASYNGVDSDSTDTHDLKRGSSHDNNKKVDVIDLTLDSSSEEEPDDEPPPKRACPSLSPVSPPPNKGVLNLHSQASPVSRAPSMPSVETSYIPPPPPLIQDYRHYYHTTSDLPDLNFFSFLQGDNQHYNMVMAAAAAASASEDHELLLNRFLPYGSSQMLREPPGTPGSSTLAATNGGSNSGSTSSLVSSSSLRDRDKDRDRDRDSHALSGLSRSSVEAAAAIYGSISDVISLD
- the pias1b gene encoding E3 SUMO-protein ligase PIAS1 isoform X5, coding for MRSQYNKMAESAELKAGCSPAVQMKIKELYRRRFPTKMVSPVDLALPGVHSASSLPAGLAQLGFDSHGSPSPLLPVSLLGPKHELSLPHLPSALHPVHPDVKLQRLPFYDVLDELIKPTSLASDNSQRFQESCYAFALTPQQVQQISSSMDISATKCDFAVQVQLRFCLSETSCPQEDHFPSNLCVKVNGKPCNLPGYLPPTKNGVEPKRPSRPINITSLVRLSTTVPNTIVVSWTSEIGRSFSMAVYLVRQQSSAVLLQRLRAKGIRNPDHSRALIKEKLTADPESEIATTSLRVSLLCPLGKMRLTIPCRALTCSHLQCFDATLYIQMNEKKPTWVCPVCDKKAPYEHLIIDGLFMEILSSCSDCDEIQFKEDGNWSPMRSKKEVQEVSASYNGVDSDSTDTHDLKRGSSHDNNKKVDVIDLTLDSSSEEEPDDEPPPKRACPSLSPVSPPPNKGVLNLHSQASPVSRAPSMPSVETSYIPPPPPLIQDYRHYYHTTSDLPDLNFFSFLQGDNQHYNMVMAAAAAASASEDHELLLNRFLPYGSSQMLREPPGTPGSSTLAATNGGSNSGSTSSLVSSSSLRDRDKDRDRDRDSHALSGLSRSSVEAAAAIYGSISDVISLD